The following proteins are co-located in the Gemmatimonadaceae bacterium genome:
- the kdsA gene encoding 3-deoxy-8-phosphooctulonate synthase, whose amino-acid sequence MSQLFPADRLFVIAGPCVVETDTLNLLVAEELKRLSSRVPGGIVFKASFDKANRSNRGAARGPGTEAGLEALKKVRDETGLPVITDVHLPEQCLAVAEVVDALQIPAFLCRQTDLLQAAGGTGKPVNVKKGQWLHPEGMLGAVDKVRGSQPRVTAEIAVTERGTFFGYGDLVVDMRSFSRMRDATGVPVIFDATHSVQRPGLGEGGASGGAREFIPTLALAAVAAGANGIFIETHPDPASAPSDGANMLPLSQIESLLDKLVAIWESVGE is encoded by the coding sequence ATGAGCCAGCTGTTCCCCGCTGACAGGCTTTTCGTGATCGCAGGGCCGTGCGTCGTCGAAACCGATACGTTGAACCTTTTGGTCGCCGAGGAGCTCAAACGCTTGAGTTCGAGGGTGCCGGGCGGGATTGTTTTCAAGGCAAGCTTCGACAAAGCCAACAGATCCAATCGCGGGGCAGCACGCGGACCTGGCACCGAGGCCGGTCTGGAAGCATTGAAAAAGGTTCGTGATGAAACCGGGCTGCCCGTAATTACCGACGTGCACCTACCGGAGCAGTGCCTGGCTGTGGCGGAAGTCGTCGATGCGCTTCAGATCCCGGCCTTCCTGTGCCGGCAGACAGATCTGCTTCAAGCGGCTGGTGGCACCGGGAAGCCGGTAAATGTCAAGAAAGGGCAGTGGCTTCATCCGGAAGGAATGCTGGGAGCAGTCGACAAGGTTCGCGGATCACAACCACGTGTGACGGCAGAAATTGCCGTTACCGAGAGAGGAACTTTCTTCGGTTACGGCGACCTTGTCGTCGACATGCGGAGCTTCAGCCGCATGAGAGACGCTACCGGTGTACCCGTCATCTTCGACGCGACTCACAGCGTTCAGCGTCCGGGTCTGGGAGAAGGCGGGGCCAGCGGTGGCGCCCGGGAGTTCATTCCGACGCTGGCCCTTGCGGCCGTCGCGGCGGGAGCAAATGGAATATTCATCGAAACCCATCCCGATCCCGCTAGCGCGCCGAGCGACGGAGCGAACATGCTGCCACTGTCTCAGATTGAATCGCTGCTCGACAAGCTCGTCGCCATTTGGGAAAGCGTCGGGGAATGA
- the lptC gene encoding LPS export ABC transporter periplasmic protein LptC, with product MKRRISHAAAALAALLATGLLACDERTQPPISRRTTLADSAEQVMYGARFNITDKGLSRAELLADTAYFFDDNTRVELRGVETTFFTLTGARDSFLTSRRGTYNSRFGNMVARDSVTVITEEGRRLVTPELKFDQQLNEISSDSVFSLTEPGRSLEGVGFKSDPNMQNVRILKTRSGSTGMVTLPGQ from the coding sequence ATGAAACGACGTATCAGCCATGCCGCGGCTGCTCTCGCCGCTCTGCTCGCGACCGGCCTCTTGGCTTGCGACGAAAGGACACAGCCCCCTATCAGCCGGCGAACGACGCTGGCTGATTCGGCCGAACAGGTCATGTACGGAGCGCGCTTCAATATCACCGACAAGGGGTTGTCACGCGCCGAGCTGCTGGCCGATACTGCGTATTTCTTCGATGACAATACCAGAGTGGAGCTACGCGGCGTGGAGACGACATTCTTCACATTGACAGGTGCGCGCGATTCTTTTCTGACATCGAGGCGGGGAACGTACAACAGCCGCTTCGGGAACATGGTCGCCCGCGACAGCGTCACAGTCATCACGGAGGAAGGTCGCCGCCTGGTGACACCGGAGCTGAAATTCGACCAGCAGCTGAATGAGATTTCGAGCGACAGTGTATTTTCGCTCACCGAACCCGGACGGAGCCTTGAAGGTGTAGGCTTCAAATCGGATCCCAATATGCAGAATGTTCGCATCCTCAAAACGAGAAGCGGCAGCACCGGCATGGTCACGCTTCCCGGACAATGA
- the kdsB gene encoding 3-deoxy-manno-octulosonate cytidylyltransferase: MKTLAVIPARLGAVRLPRKPLRLLAGAPLIVRVWQRVAAMGLTDTLLVVATDDETVASAVRAEGAECVMTSDQHTTGSERVAEVASMPQFADFETIVNIQGDEPFIGPAAIDGAIKMVTSGRFELGTSASPANSDIGDNPNVVKVVVADDGRALYFSRAHIPFVRDPESAEGLPVMLQHIGVYAYSRNALAKWVALPPHPLEKAERLEQLRPLAAGIPMGVAIARETPASGIDTEDDLARANARWLEFIGER; this comes from the coding sequence ATGAAGACCTTGGCGGTAATTCCGGCCCGGCTTGGTGCGGTGAGGTTACCGCGTAAACCGCTCCGGCTTCTGGCGGGCGCCCCGCTTATTGTCCGCGTCTGGCAGCGGGTTGCCGCAATGGGTCTTACCGACACCCTTCTCGTGGTGGCAACCGACGACGAGACCGTTGCCAGCGCCGTGCGTGCCGAAGGTGCCGAATGCGTCATGACCAGTGACCAGCATACGACCGGATCGGAAAGGGTCGCCGAAGTTGCCTCCATGCCGCAATTCGCCGACTTCGAGACAATCGTCAACATCCAGGGCGACGAGCCGTTCATCGGGCCAGCGGCTATTGACGGAGCCATCAAGATGGTGACTTCAGGGCGGTTTGAACTTGGCACTTCCGCCTCCCCCGCCAACAGCGACATTGGTGATAACCCGAATGTCGTGAAAGTTGTGGTCGCCGACGATGGGCGCGCGCTCTATTTCTCACGGGCACACATTCCATTTGTCCGCGACCCCGAGTCCGCTGAAGGACTTCCAGTGATGCTTCAGCACATTGGCGTCTATGCCTATTCCCGCAACGCTTTGGCGAAGTGGGTTGCGCTTCCGCCTCATCCACTTGAAAAGGCCGAACGGCTCGAGCAACTCAGGCCGCTGGCGGCAGGCATTCCAATGGGAGTGGCCATTGCGAGGGAAACACCCGCAAGCGGCATCGACACGGAAGACGACCTGGCGCGCGCCAACGCGCGCTGGCTGGAATTCATCGGGGAGCGATAA
- a CDS encoding KpsF/GutQ family sugar-phosphate isomerase produces the protein MKADEIIERGRRVIRMEREALEESERRIDESFVRAVEILARSTGRAIVSGVGKSGLVGRKIAATLTSTGTPATFLHPSESLHGDLGIVGSSDVAILISKSGESEELVALLDHLKRLGVCTIAITGDRHSSLARHTDVSLDAWVREEACVHDLAPTTSTTVALALGDALAVALLEEKGFKADDFARLHPGGALGRKLLTKVQDVMVTGALVPVLPPGATMREAVVQLAERRGIAVIAGDDGSVAGVITSGDLTRLMEREDNVMPVLVSSVMTVKPAMARNDELGSAVVYRMEQRGIISMPVIDESRKLVGVIHLHDLMRAGVV, from the coding sequence ATGAAGGCAGACGAGATCATAGAGCGGGGGCGCCGCGTCATCCGTATGGAGCGCGAGGCGCTGGAAGAGAGCGAGAGGCGTATCGACGAGAGTTTCGTTCGCGCTGTCGAGATTCTCGCGCGGTCGACTGGTCGCGCGATTGTATCGGGGGTTGGGAAGTCGGGTCTCGTCGGCCGGAAAATCGCCGCGACGCTCACTTCCACTGGGACGCCGGCGACATTCCTGCACCCGTCGGAGAGTCTGCACGGAGATCTTGGAATAGTCGGTTCATCGGACGTGGCGATTCTCATCTCCAAGAGCGGAGAATCCGAGGAGCTGGTTGCGCTGCTCGATCATCTAAAGCGACTTGGCGTGTGCACCATTGCCATCACCGGCGACCGGCACTCCTCACTCGCGCGTCATACGGACGTATCGCTGGATGCCTGGGTTCGGGAAGAAGCATGCGTTCACGATCTCGCTCCAACCACGAGCACAACGGTGGCACTGGCGCTGGGAGATGCCCTCGCTGTTGCGCTGCTCGAGGAGAAGGGATTCAAGGCGGACGACTTTGCGCGACTTCATCCCGGCGGCGCGCTCGGACGAAAGCTGCTCACAAAGGTTCAGGATGTGATGGTGACAGGTGCGCTCGTGCCTGTGCTTCCGCCAGGCGCAACGATGCGCGAGGCCGTTGTCCAGCTGGCTGAACGGCGGGGTATCGCGGTGATTGCCGGTGATGACGGCAGTGTTGCTGGAGTCATTACTTCCGGCGATCTCACCCGGCTGATGGAGCGCGAGGACAACGTCATGCCTGTATTGGTCAGCAGCGTGATGACTGTGAAACCGGCAATGGCGCGAAATGACGAGCTTGGGAGTGCCGTTGTGTACAGGATGGAACAGCGCGGTATTATCTCGATGCCTGTAATCGATGAGAGTCGAAAACTGGTGGGAGTGATCCACCTTCATGATCTTATGCGTGCGGGCGTCGTATGA
- a CDS encoding aminodeoxychorismate/anthranilate synthase component II, whose protein sequence is MILVIDNYDSFTYNLVQYLGELGAEPVVRRNDAIGVEEIGDLTPDALVISPGPGTPSGAGVSLDAIRRWGKSIPILGVCLGHQAIGEAYGGRVVRSPQVMHGKTSQIVHTGGGIFTGVPSPLEVMRYHSLTVERKSLPSELEVTAWIDGDPSEIHAMRHRTLPVWGVQFHPESVMTQCGKDILRNFLDIVQ, encoded by the coding sequence ATGATCCTCGTCATCGACAATTACGATTCCTTCACCTATAATCTCGTCCAGTATCTCGGCGAGCTTGGCGCCGAACCAGTGGTTCGGCGAAATGACGCGATTGGCGTAGAGGAGATTGGTGATCTGACACCTGACGCACTCGTCATTTCGCCGGGACCTGGAACTCCCTCTGGTGCCGGAGTTTCACTCGACGCCATCCGGCGCTGGGGAAAGTCGATACCGATCCTGGGCGTCTGTCTGGGTCATCAGGCGATTGGCGAGGCGTATGGGGGGAGAGTCGTGCGGTCACCCCAGGTCATGCACGGAAAAACGTCGCAGATCGTGCACACCGGCGGCGGGATCTTCACCGGAGTACCGTCGCCCCTGGAAGTCATGCGCTATCATTCGCTCACCGTCGAACGGAAGTCGCTGCCATCCGAGCTCGAAGTGACTGCATGGATCGACGGTGATCCGTCCGAAATTCACGCGATGCGGCACCGGACTCTTCCCGTATGGGGCGTACAGTTTCATCCCGAGTCGGTCATGACACAGTGCGGTAAGGACATTCTGCGCAATTTTCTCGACATCGTCCAATGA
- a CDS encoding CTP synthase translates to MQSQSKQQTRYIFVTGGVVSSLGKGIAAASLGRLLVERGMRVTIMKFDPYLNVDPGTMSPFQHGEVFVTDDGAETDLDLGHYERFIDRSLAQANNVTTGRIYLNVITKERRGEYLGSTVQVIPHVTDEIKTAMKRLAPESDVVIVEIGGTVGDIESLPFLEAIRQFRHEIGRENAIFIHLTLVPYIAAAGEVKTKPTQHSVRELMEIGIQPDILICRSERALSEEVKRKIALFCNVDFGAVVESRDVPTIYQIPITFHEQGLDERVMHRLGLLGRKAPDLSTWRSMVHRIIAPGARVKIAVIGKYTELIDSYKSVQEALIHGGISSNAGVDISWLASDMFTGRERTRELLADFHGVLVPGGFGVRGIDGMLEAIRYARESGLPFFGICLGMQTAIIEFARNVIGLDDSHSSEFEPECGNAVVSLMETQQHITDMGGTMRLGAYPCSLGTGTRAAKIYGSPQVSERHRHRYEVSNAYRDTFVEHGLTLSGLSPDGSLVEIVELQTHPWFIGCQFHPELQSRPTRPHPLFASFIAAALDGKGSRAERKRAVMEAAD, encoded by the coding sequence ATGCAATCACAGTCCAAACAGCAGACCCGGTACATTTTTGTCACCGGCGGCGTGGTTTCGTCGCTGGGGAAGGGAATCGCCGCTGCGTCACTCGGACGGCTTCTCGTCGAACGCGGCATGCGCGTCACGATCATGAAGTTCGACCCTTACTTGAATGTCGACCCGGGGACGATGTCGCCCTTTCAGCACGGGGAGGTTTTCGTCACCGACGATGGTGCTGAAACAGACCTGGACCTCGGGCACTACGAACGTTTCATCGATCGTTCGCTGGCGCAGGCAAATAATGTCACTACCGGCCGAATCTATCTCAACGTGATCACGAAGGAACGGCGAGGGGAATATCTGGGTTCCACGGTCCAGGTGATTCCCCACGTCACGGATGAGATCAAGACCGCCATGAAGCGGCTCGCGCCGGAGAGCGACGTGGTGATCGTCGAGATCGGCGGCACTGTTGGAGATATCGAGTCGCTGCCGTTTCTGGAGGCGATCCGTCAGTTCCGTCATGAAATCGGGCGCGAGAACGCGATCTTCATTCACCTGACGCTGGTGCCCTACATCGCGGCCGCCGGTGAGGTGAAAACCAAGCCGACTCAGCATTCGGTACGGGAGCTGATGGAAATCGGAATTCAGCCGGACATTCTAATCTGCCGCAGCGAGCGGGCGCTCTCCGAAGAGGTGAAACGCAAGATCGCACTGTTCTGCAACGTCGATTTCGGGGCAGTGGTCGAGAGCCGGGATGTCCCGACGATTTATCAGATTCCGATCACTTTTCACGAACAGGGATTGGACGAACGGGTGATGCACCGCCTCGGGTTGCTGGGTCGGAAAGCTCCGGATCTTTCCACGTGGCGATCGATGGTACATCGTATCATCGCCCCCGGCGCGCGGGTGAAAATTGCTGTGATCGGCAAGTACACCGAGCTCATCGATTCATACAAGAGTGTGCAGGAAGCCCTGATTCATGGTGGCATCTCCAGCAATGCGGGCGTGGACATTTCGTGGCTGGCGAGCGACATGTTCACCGGCCGTGAGCGCACGCGCGAGCTGCTCGCCGACTTTCATGGGGTTCTCGTCCCTGGCGGCTTCGGCGTCCGCGGAATCGACGGGATGCTTGAGGCAATCCGCTATGCACGCGAATCGGGTCTCCCGTTTTTCGGAATCTGCCTCGGCATGCAGACGGCGATTATCGAGTTCGCGCGGAACGTCATAGGGCTGGACGACAGCCATTCGAGCGAGTTCGAGCCGGAGTGCGGAAATGCCGTAGTGTCGCTCATGGAAACTCAGCAGCACATCACCGACATGGGCGGGACCATGCGGCTGGGGGCGTATCCGTGCAGTCTTGGCACGGGCACCCGTGCCGCTAAGATATACGGGAGCCCGCAGGTAAGTGAGCGTCACCGACACCGGTACGAGGTCTCCAACGCGTATCGCGACACGTTTGTCGAGCATGGCCTGACGCTCAGCGGTCTCTCGCCGGACGGATCGCTGGTCGAGATTGTAGAGCTGCAGACCCATCCGTGGTTCATCGGGTGCCAGTTTCATCCCGAGCTTCAATCGCGGCCAACGCGCCCTCATCCGCTGTTCGCAAGCTTCATTGCCGCGGCGCTCGATGGCAAGGGCTCACGCGCCGAACGCAAGCGTGCTGTTATGGAAGCGGCCGACTAG